The Pseudomonadota bacterium genomic sequence TATCACAAGAGAGAAAGAAGATGAATTTGTAAGGGACGCACTCATCGAGGGGGCAATAGGGGAATTCATCAATGAGACCCGCCCCGATGTAATGGAGGCTCTTATTGCTGAAAAGGACAGGCAGAACAAAGAATGGATAAGGATGAGTCAGAGGAAGTTCGATGAAAAAGGGAACAGGATCTGTGATGAGCAACACTGTTCTTCAATAATTGAAGTGGCCCAATGCAACTACTGCGGAAAGTATATATGCAAGGAACACAACTTCTTAGAAGGTTCTAAGTGTTGTTATGGATGTTGGGTTTTCAATTTCGGAGAAAAGAAGCAATAGACTTCAGGAGTGGATTGGTCTTGTTGCCGGGGCTGCCGGTATGGTGTATTTTGTGAACGGTTTTTTTGCAATTTTCTGATATTGTTATTTTAAGTCATTTATAATGCCATTTCTTTGAATAGATGCTATTCCACCAGTATCAATCCGTATATATCCCTGTCCTGTGAATGGTCTTTTACCACTTTGATGGGAAGCCCATTTTGCTTCGCTGTCCTGAATACATCGATCCCGCATGACTCCATGGAAGGTCTTGCCTTGTCGGAATGGAGACAGGCGCCGGAAACATTGCATTCTTTGCATCTCGTGCAGGGGCCGCTGCCGATTGCCCACGTCTTGTAATAACCATCAAGAAAAATGGTTCTTTCCAGATCCACTATGATTTCATTGAATTCGTCGATATATTTATACCCCTTCCGTATATGGCGGTGCAGAAGGATTCCGCATCGGTAAGAATCAAGTATCTTTCGCATTTCTTCCGGTGTGGGTGTACGGGGAGGGCAGCAGAGGCTTTTGCCGTACATAAAACAGCCGAACTGGCACCGCATCCTTACCCAGGGCTCGGTAAAGACTTTTGATGTCTCAACGACAACCGCATGGTTCACTTCTTTTTTCAGTGCAGCTTCAAGATAAGGCTTTAACATTTCCATAAAACACCACCTTTCGTTTTATTGAGTGTTTTTCAATACAGTTCCTTCGTCTCCGGAAGAACTTTTCCTGCGGGGCACAAGGGGTCACCCATCATAGCCTTTACCTGCCTGTGCCTTGGATTAGGCAGACAGACCTCTCCCCTCACGCTTTCCTATACCTTCGGCGATAAGAGCGAGAACAAGTGTATTCAGGCTCACTCCTTCCTGTTTTGCCCGTTTCACAAGTTTTGCATGAAGTGTCAATGGAATCCGTTGAACAAACTTACCGGAAACTTTTGGCATTATTTCCTCTTCAGGTCTCCAGCGGGGTTCAGGAACCGGCCTGCCCATGTCTACCTGAGCGGCAATCCAGCATTCAAAGGCATCTTTCCCTTCAATAATGGCTTCTTCAAGTGTCTCACCGTCGGCCATACACCCAGGCAAATCGGGAAATGTAATAAGATAACCGCCACCTTCATCTTCATCAAGAGGCCGGATAATATGGGCATATGCCTCAAACGGCCAGGGTGATTTTACGGAAGGTATAGTTTTAATACTCATGTTG encodes the following:
- a CDS encoding DUF2284 domain-containing protein, encoding MEMLKPYLEAALKKEVNHAVVVETSKVFTEPWVRMRCQFGCFMYGKSLCCPPRTPTPEEMRKILDSYRCGILLHRHIRKGYKYIDEFNEIIVDLERTIFLDGYYKTWAIGSGPCTRCKECNVSGACLHSDKARPSMESCGIDVFRTAKQNGLPIKVVKDHSQDRDIYGLILVE
- a CDS encoding type II toxin-antitoxin system HicB family antitoxin, which produces MSIKTIPSVKSPWPFEAYAHIIRPLDEDEGGGYLITFPDLPGCMADGETLEEAIIEGKDAFECWIAAQVDMGRPVPEPRWRPEEEIMPKVSGKFVQRIPLTLHAKLVKRAKQEGVSLNTLVLALIAEGIGKREGRGLSA